From a single Micromonospora carbonacea genomic region:
- the ngg gene encoding N-acetylglutaminylglutamine synthetase: protein MSDTLATGTARTDRERVLGRRRERVGPGGDPVAPAPARPDAPDGPAEGKQPAGGGVVLDCGWGRLVFGQTFTEQAAVAAVLRSEAAGARDICIYLRDPHVLVSRLPDELFIDPSLTYRLRLPAPPTAADERDGLPGLRIRTLRDADDADAVNRIYARNGMVTAPVDVLVDNARTDRFLHLVAEDAAGDVVGTITGVDHVAVFADPDNGASLWCLTVDFNTAPPGTGQALLTELAARLTARGRAFVDLSVLAENTGAIRLYERLGFYRTATLCVKRKNPINERLFLPAAPKGYDRLNPYAKIVADEAMRRGIRVEVTDPEWGELRLSNGGRTIVTRESLSELTSAVAMSRCDDKRVTRRILTEAGLSVPAGRTATGDDADVEFLAEVGRVVVKPARGEQGNGITVGVRTPEALTAAVALARGFCPDVLIEQMRDGEDLRVIVIDHEVVAAAVRRPAQVTGDGVHDVAELIERQSRRRAAATGGESRIPVDDMTREVVAEAGYELSDVLPEGTVLAVRRTANLHTGGTIHDVTGELHPAIAEACVAASRALDIPVTGLDLLVSAPDDPEHVFIEANERPGLANHEPQPTAERFVDLLFPGTRAPQRLWTPAGAASSQA, encoded by the coding sequence GTGAGCGACACCCTGGCGACCGGGACGGCGCGCACCGACCGGGAACGGGTGCTGGGCCGCCGCCGCGAGCGGGTGGGGCCGGGCGGCGACCCGGTGGCGCCCGCCCCGGCCCGGCCGGACGCCCCGGACGGGCCGGCCGAGGGGAAACAGCCGGCCGGCGGCGGCGTGGTGCTCGACTGCGGCTGGGGGCGGCTGGTGTTCGGCCAGACGTTCACCGAGCAGGCCGCCGTGGCGGCGGTGCTGCGCTCGGAGGCGGCCGGGGCACGGGACATCTGCATCTACCTGCGCGACCCGCACGTGCTGGTGTCCCGGCTGCCCGACGAGCTGTTCATCGACCCGTCGCTGACGTACCGGCTGCGGCTGCCCGCGCCGCCGACCGCCGCCGACGAGCGCGACGGGCTGCCCGGGCTGCGGATCCGGACGCTGCGCGACGCGGACGACGCCGACGCGGTGAACCGGATCTACGCCCGCAACGGCATGGTCACCGCCCCGGTCGACGTGCTCGTCGACAACGCCCGCACCGACCGGTTCCTGCACCTGGTCGCCGAGGACGCCGCCGGGGACGTGGTCGGCACGATCACCGGCGTGGACCACGTCGCGGTCTTCGCCGACCCGGACAACGGGGCGAGCCTGTGGTGCCTCACCGTGGACTTCAACACCGCGCCACCCGGCACCGGCCAGGCGCTGCTGACGGAGCTGGCGGCCCGGCTCACCGCGCGCGGGCGGGCGTTCGTCGACCTGTCGGTGCTGGCCGAGAACACCGGGGCGATCCGGCTGTACGAGCGGCTCGGCTTCTACCGCACCGCGACGCTCTGCGTGAAGCGGAAGAACCCGATCAACGAGCGGCTGTTCCTGCCGGCCGCCCCGAAGGGGTACGACCGGCTCAACCCGTACGCGAAGATCGTCGCGGACGAGGCGATGCGCCGGGGCATCCGGGTGGAGGTCACCGACCCGGAGTGGGGCGAGCTGCGGCTGAGCAACGGCGGCCGGACGATCGTCACCCGCGAGTCGCTGTCCGAGCTGACCTCGGCGGTGGCGATGAGCCGCTGCGACGACAAGCGGGTCACCCGGCGCATCCTCACCGAGGCGGGCCTGTCGGTGCCGGCCGGGCGCACCGCGACCGGCGACGACGCCGACGTCGAGTTCCTGGCCGAGGTGGGCCGGGTGGTGGTGAAGCCGGCGCGCGGCGAGCAGGGCAACGGCATCACCGTCGGCGTACGCACGCCGGAGGCGCTGACCGCCGCCGTGGCGCTGGCCCGCGGCTTCTGCCCGGACGTGCTGATCGAGCAGATGCGCGACGGCGAGGACCTGCGGGTGATCGTCATCGACCACGAGGTGGTGGCCGCCGCCGTCCGGCGGCCCGCCCAGGTCACCGGCGACGGGGTGCACGACGTCGCCGAGCTGATCGAGCGGCAGAGCCGCCGCCGGGCCGCCGCCACCGGGGGCGAGTCGCGCATCCCCGTCGACGACATGACCCGGGAGGTCGTCGCCGAGGCCGGCTACGAGCTGAGCGACGTGCTGCCCGAGGGGACGGTGCTGGCCGTGCGCCGCACCGCGAACCTGCACACCGGCGGGACGATCCACGACGTGACGGGCGAGCTGCACCCGGCGATCGCCGAGGCGTGCGTGGCGGCCAGCCGGGCGCTGGACATCCCGGTGACCGGGCTGGATCTGCTGGTCAGCGCCCCGGACGACCCGGAGCACGTGTTCATCGAGGCCAACGAGCGGCCCGGCCTGGCCAACCACGAGCCGCAGCCGACCGCCGAGCGCTTCGTCGACCTGCTCTTTCCCGGCACGCGGGCACCGCAACGCCTCTGGACACCGGCGGGTGCGGCAAGCTCTCAGGCATGA
- a CDS encoding N-acetylglutaminylglutamine amidotransferase, which produces MCGLAGEFRRDGSRADVAAVERMAATMSDRGPDDSGVWSQGATALGHRRLKIIDLSAASGQPLVDPASGLTGVFNGCVYNYRELREELQARGHRFFSSGDSEVVVKAYAEWGLDFVDHLVGMFAVAISERDTGRLVLARDRLGIKPLYVAESPGVVRFASTLPALLAGGGVDTAIDPVALAHYLSFHSIVPPPRTILRGVAKLPPATVRVYEADGTTHERVYWDPAFTRRAERAGWSARDWEDALLESLTTAVRRRMVADVPVGVLLSGGLDSSLVVALLAEQGQRGLATFSIGFDAVGGRSGDEFVYSDIVAKTFDTDHHQIRVAARDLLPPLEAAVAAMSEPMVSHDCVAFWLLSQEVSRHVKVVQSGQGADEILGGYHWYPPLAGVDREQAVETYAKAFLDRDAAGLARVLDPAWLADGDPAREFVAAHLARPGAQTAVDAGLRIDTQIMLTDDPVKRVDNMTMAHGLEARVPFLDHEFVELAATCPPELKLAQGGKGVLKEIGRRVLPHEVIDRPKGYFPVPGLTHLEGKLLDRVRDALHAPAARHRNLFRTEYVDALLAEPNAELTPLNGNKLWQLGLLEMWLQSHGID; this is translated from the coding sequence ATGTGCGGACTGGCTGGGGAGTTCCGCCGTGACGGCTCGCGGGCCGACGTCGCGGCGGTGGAACGCATGGCGGCCACGATGAGCGACCGGGGGCCCGACGACAGCGGCGTGTGGTCCCAGGGGGCGACCGCTCTCGGCCACCGCCGCCTCAAGATCATCGACCTGTCGGCGGCGAGCGGGCAGCCGCTGGTCGACCCGGCGTCGGGGCTGACGGGCGTCTTCAACGGCTGCGTCTACAACTACCGCGAGCTGCGCGAGGAGTTGCAGGCCAGGGGGCACCGCTTCTTCTCCTCCGGCGACAGCGAGGTGGTCGTCAAGGCGTACGCCGAGTGGGGGCTCGACTTCGTCGACCACCTGGTCGGGATGTTCGCCGTGGCGATCAGCGAGCGGGACACCGGCCGCCTCGTGCTGGCCCGCGACCGGCTCGGCATCAAGCCGCTCTACGTGGCCGAGTCCCCGGGCGTGGTGCGCTTCGCCAGCACCCTGCCCGCGCTGCTGGCCGGCGGCGGCGTCGACACCGCCATCGACCCGGTGGCGCTGGCCCACTACCTGAGCTTCCACAGCATCGTGCCGCCGCCGCGCACCATCCTGCGCGGGGTCGCCAAGCTGCCCCCGGCCACCGTCCGGGTCTACGAGGCCGACGGCACCACCCACGAGCGGGTCTACTGGGACCCGGCGTTCACCCGGCGCGCGGAGCGGGCCGGGTGGTCCGCCCGCGACTGGGAGGACGCCCTGCTGGAGTCGCTGACCACGGCGGTGCGCCGCCGGATGGTCGCCGACGTGCCGGTCGGCGTGCTGCTCTCCGGCGGGCTGGACTCCAGCCTGGTCGTCGCCCTGCTCGCCGAGCAGGGCCAGCGCGGGCTGGCCACGTTCTCCATCGGCTTCGACGCCGTCGGCGGCCGCTCCGGCGACGAGTTCGTCTACTCCGACATCGTGGCGAAGACCTTCGACACCGACCACCACCAGATCCGGGTGGCCGCCCGCGACCTGCTGCCCCCGCTGGAGGCGGCGGTGGCGGCGATGAGCGAGCCGATGGTCAGCCACGACTGCGTGGCGTTCTGGCTGCTCAGCCAAGAGGTGTCCCGGCACGTCAAGGTGGTCCAGTCCGGCCAGGGCGCGGACGAGATCCTGGGCGGCTACCACTGGTACCCGCCGCTGGCCGGCGTCGACCGGGAGCAGGCCGTCGAGACGTACGCGAAGGCGTTCCTCGACCGGGACGCGGCCGGGCTGGCCCGGGTGCTGGACCCGGCGTGGCTGGCCGACGGCGACCCGGCGCGGGAGTTCGTGGCCGCCCACCTGGCCCGGCCCGGCGCGCAGACCGCCGTCGACGCGGGCCTGCGGATCGACACCCAGATCATGCTGACCGACGACCCGGTGAAGCGGGTCGACAACATGACCATGGCGCACGGGCTGGAGGCCCGGGTGCCGTTCCTCGACCACGAGTTCGTGGAGCTCGCCGCGACCTGCCCGCCGGAGCTGAAGCTGGCCCAGGGCGGCAAGGGCGTGCTGAAGGAGATCGGCCGCCGGGTCCTGCCGCACGAGGTCATCGACCGGCCGAAGGGTTACTTCCCCGTGCCGGGCCTCACCCACCTGGAGGGCAAGCTCCTCGACCGGGTACGCGACGCGCTGCACGCGCCCGCCGCCCGCCACCGCAACCTGTTCCGCACCGAGTACGTCGACGCGCTGCTGGCCGAACCGAACGCCGAACTCACCCCGTTGAACGGAAACAAGCTGTGGCAGCTAGGACTCCTGGAAATGTGGCTCCAGAGCCACGGAATCGACTGA